Proteins co-encoded in one Stenotrophomonas maltophilia genomic window:
- a CDS encoding VOC family protein encodes MNPILHVEIPTTDLERAIAFYQRWLRVDVDAPILLHDCRMAYLPFSDDAAGASMALVQGADYRPSEQGARIYIGVGDVEASLERALLAGAELRFGPADAGDWRVAEIRDSEGNRIALQSPAVP; translated from the coding sequence ATGAACCCGATCCTGCACGTTGAAATACCCACTACTGACCTGGAACGGGCCATCGCGTTCTACCAGCGATGGCTGCGGGTGGACGTGGATGCGCCGATCCTGCTGCATGACTGCCGCATGGCGTACCTGCCGTTTTCGGATGACGCAGCGGGTGCCAGCATGGCGCTGGTACAGGGCGCGGACTACCGGCCCTCCGAGCAGGGCGCGCGCATCTACATTGGCGTGGGCGATGTGGAGGCCAGCCTTGAGCGCGCATTGCTGGCCGGCGCCGAACTGCGCTTCGGCCCGGCCGACGCCGGCGACTGGCGCGTGGCCGAGATCCGCGACAGCGAAGGCAACCGCATCGCGCTGCAGTCGCCCGCCGTTCCGTAG
- a CDS encoding carotenoid oxygenase family protein yields the protein MDRRRFLRTLLSSSACLALGATALRSAPAFAGDPARFAQGLQAHPWLLGWRSVSSECLGPATVQLQGRLPVGLAGTLYRNGPAWTERDGFRYDHWFDGDGMVHGWRFNGDGSLTHHGRMVATPKFSREQKAGRFQYPAAGTHVPAALPVRNNDDANVANTSVTMINGRLFALCESGSAFEVDPDSLQTLGPVTWRPDLAALPFSAHPLPDRDGSVWNFGSISLMGGHGLLVWHIGKDGQLRSANVIETPEHGYLHAFAMTGQHLVFVLMPFDFTGTGGSFFERMQFAPQRPARIAVVAKDAPDKAQWFEAPFAAIYHFGDAFTREGGIVLRAVRHNDINEARSPMKEAMAGDGAHAANSGAGLVELHLDLRRGQARWESLDIRAVEFPLFDRRSADTRGARLYAPTIDGPATAPYFNAVAAFDIERGRRQLWHYGPDIMAEEHVFVPRPGSRNADDGWLIGTLLDPVNQRSGLAVLDARHLDDGPLAQAWLPYAVPLGFHGTFAAHG from the coding sequence ATGGACCGTCGCCGCTTCCTCCGTACCCTGCTCAGCAGCAGCGCCTGCCTGGCCCTGGGCGCCACCGCACTGCGCAGCGCACCGGCCTTCGCCGGTGACCCGGCGCGTTTCGCGCAGGGCCTGCAGGCGCATCCGTGGCTGCTCGGCTGGCGCAGCGTCAGCAGCGAATGCCTTGGCCCTGCAACGGTACAGCTGCAGGGGCGGCTGCCGGTCGGCCTGGCCGGCACGCTGTACCGCAACGGTCCGGCCTGGACCGAGCGCGATGGCTTCCGCTATGACCACTGGTTCGACGGCGACGGCATGGTGCATGGCTGGCGCTTCAACGGCGATGGCAGCCTGACCCACCACGGGCGCATGGTGGCCACGCCGAAGTTCAGCCGTGAACAGAAGGCCGGCCGCTTCCAGTATCCGGCGGCCGGCACCCACGTTCCCGCTGCGCTGCCCGTGCGCAACAACGATGACGCCAACGTGGCCAACACCTCGGTGACAATGATCAACGGCCGCCTGTTCGCACTGTGCGAATCCGGCTCGGCGTTCGAAGTGGATCCCGATTCGCTGCAGACCCTTGGCCCGGTCACCTGGCGCCCGGATCTGGCGGCGTTGCCATTCTCGGCCCATCCGCTGCCGGACCGCGATGGCAGCGTGTGGAACTTCGGTTCGATCAGCCTGATGGGGGGTCACGGCCTGCTGGTCTGGCACATCGGCAAGGACGGCCAGCTGCGCAGTGCCAATGTGATTGAAACGCCGGAGCATGGCTACCTGCATGCCTTTGCGATGACCGGGCAGCACCTGGTGTTCGTGCTGATGCCGTTCGACTTCACCGGCACCGGCGGCAGCTTCTTCGAGCGCATGCAGTTCGCGCCGCAGCGTCCGGCACGCATCGCGGTGGTGGCCAAGGATGCGCCGGACAAGGCGCAGTGGTTCGAGGCGCCGTTCGCCGCGATCTATCACTTCGGCGATGCCTTCACCCGCGAGGGTGGCATCGTGCTGCGCGCGGTGCGCCACAATGACATCAACGAAGCGCGCTCGCCGATGAAGGAGGCGATGGCGGGCGATGGCGCGCACGCCGCGAACAGCGGCGCCGGCCTGGTCGAACTGCATCTGGACCTGCGCCGTGGCCAGGCACGCTGGGAGTCATTGGACATCCGCGCGGTGGAGTTTCCGCTGTTCGACCGGCGTTCGGCCGACACGCGGGGGGCGCGGCTGTACGCACCCACCATCGACGGCCCGGCCACCGCACCGTACTTCAACGCGGTGGCGGCGTTCGACATCGAGCGTGGACGCCGCCAGCTGTGGCACTACGGGCCGGACATCATGGCCGAGGAACATGTGTTCGTGCCGCGCCCGGGCAGCCGCAACGCCGACGACGGCTGGTTGATCGGCACCCTGCTCGATCCGGTGAACCAGCGCAGCGGTCTGGCGGTACTCGACGCGCGCCACCTGGACGATGGCCCCCTGGCACAGGCATGGCTGCCCTACGCGGTGCCATTGGGCTTCCACGGTACGTTCGCTGCACACGGCTGA
- a CDS encoding DUF2141 domain-containing protein — MIRTALLSTALTALALAGSAHAADLAVTVHDVRAQTGTLRVALVDSASAWDGKAAPVQAQQARPSGDSAHFVFKNLPAGSYAVLLTHDENDNGKLDTNLVGMPVEGYGFSNNPQVMRKPTFDEARVTVPAAGTAIDITLR; from the coding sequence ATGATCCGCACCGCCCTGCTCAGCACCGCCCTGACTGCCCTGGCCCTGGCCGGCAGTGCCCATGCCGCCGATCTGGCAGTGACCGTGCATGATGTCCGCGCGCAGACCGGCACCCTGCGCGTCGCCCTGGTCGACAGCGCCAGCGCCTGGGACGGCAAGGCCGCACCGGTGCAGGCGCAGCAGGCCAGGCCCAGCGGCGACAGCGCCCACTTCGTGTTCAAGAATCTGCCGGCCGGCAGCTACGCGGTGCTGCTCACCCACGACGAGAACGACAACGGCAAGCTCGACACCAACCTGGTCGGCATGCCGGTGGAAGGCTATGGCTTCAGCAACAATCCGCAGGTGATGCGCAAGCCCACCTTCGACGAAGCGCGCGTCACCGTGCCGGCTGCCGGCACTGCCATCGACATCACCCTGCGCTGA
- a CDS encoding sensor histidine kinase, whose amino-acid sequence MPSLFRHLLRPLSLAGLVTVLVVGLSFGAQGPAAGFSQALLAAFLLLFVVHGWAAMPTGARAFAALLQAVLAVALVALQPRTGTAPVLLVVLVAQLAEHWPARFMLVVAVLANLALYAVLRRSGFIQPLLVVLLYAGFQAFAALTAHYARRSALARDALARVNADLLATRALLADSARDAERLRLARELHDVAGHKLTAMRLNLRALAADPALAGREGLVLAEQLSGELLDDIRQVVQSMRDDRGLDLATALHALAAPFPRPALQLHIGEGVRVTDPLTAETVLRLAQEALTNAARHGNAGTVWLTINQENAQLRIDIRDDGQRAERIREGNGIAGMRERLAAVRGQLELARTAQGGMHLTAWLPA is encoded by the coding sequence ATGCCCAGCCTGTTCCGCCACCTGTTGCGTCCGCTCAGCCTCGCCGGTCTGGTCACCGTGCTGGTGGTGGGCCTGTCGTTCGGCGCGCAGGGCCCCGCCGCCGGCTTCAGCCAGGCGTTGCTTGCCGCGTTCCTGCTGCTGTTCGTGGTGCATGGCTGGGCCGCCATGCCGACCGGTGCGCGTGCGTTCGCCGCGCTGCTGCAGGCCGTACTGGCGGTCGCCCTGGTCGCCCTGCAGCCGCGTACCGGCACGGCACCGGTGCTGCTGGTGGTGCTGGTCGCGCAGCTGGCCGAGCATTGGCCGGCGCGCTTCATGCTGGTTGTTGCGGTGCTGGCCAACCTGGCGTTGTACGCGGTGCTTCGCCGCAGCGGCTTCATCCAGCCGCTGCTGGTGGTGCTGCTGTATGCGGGCTTCCAGGCCTTTGCCGCGTTGACCGCCCACTACGCGCGTCGTAGCGCACTGGCCCGCGACGCGCTGGCCCGGGTCAACGCCGATCTGCTGGCGACCCGCGCGCTGCTGGCCGACAGTGCACGCGATGCAGAGCGCCTGCGTCTGGCGCGTGAACTGCACGATGTGGCCGGCCACAAGCTCACCGCGATGCGCTTGAACCTGCGCGCGCTGGCGGCGGATCCGGCGCTGGCCGGGCGCGAAGGATTGGTGCTGGCCGAGCAGCTGTCGGGCGAGCTGCTCGACGATATCCGCCAGGTGGTGCAATCGATGCGCGATGATCGCGGCCTCGACCTGGCCACCGCACTGCATGCGCTGGCCGCGCCCTTCCCACGCCCTGCGCTGCAACTGCACATCGGCGAGGGTGTGCGCGTGACCGACCCGCTGACCGCCGAGACCGTGCTGCGGCTGGCGCAGGAAGCGCTGACCAATGCCGCCCGGCATGGCAACGCAGGCACGGTATGGCTGACGATCAACCAGGAGAACGCGCAGTTGCGTATCGATATCCGTGATGATGGCCAACGCGCCGAGCGTATCCGTGAAGGCAACGGCATCGCCGGCATGCGCGAGCGTCTGGCCGCGGTGCGCGGCCAACTGGAACTGGCCCGCACCGCGCAGGGCGGCATGCACCTGACCGCGTGGTTGCCGGCATGA
- a CDS encoding TlpA disulfide reductase family protein: protein MKWQRPALLWTAVLAAGLGLWAGHRLGPTPAAPVAATPAPAAVPAPPPLQAGDWMPALSLPDLDGRPLDLQQRFSGRPLLVNVWASWCAPCVEEMPELARFAHAQGDDGVQVLGLALDTPEDVRRFLQRVPVDYPIVIETPGPRDASVQLGNTQGLLPYSVLFDAQGRMVKAKLGPFAHGEIDRWVK, encoded by the coding sequence ATGAAGTGGCAACGGCCAGCGCTGCTGTGGACAGCGGTACTGGCCGCCGGCCTGGGCCTGTGGGCCGGGCACCGGCTGGGCCCCACCCCGGCGGCCCCGGTTGCCGCAACGCCTGCACCTGCGGCCGTGCCTGCACCGCCCCCACTGCAGGCCGGAGACTGGATGCCGGCCCTGTCGCTGCCCGACCTCGATGGCCGGCCATTGGACCTGCAGCAGCGCTTCAGCGGTCGCCCGTTGCTGGTCAACGTCTGGGCCAGCTGGTGCGCGCCGTGCGTGGAGGAGATGCCTGAACTGGCCCGTTTCGCCCATGCCCAGGGCGACGACGGGGTGCAGGTGCTGGGTCTGGCCCTGGATACGCCGGAGGACGTGCGCCGCTTCCTGCAACGGGTGCCGGTGGACTACCCGATTGTGATCGAGACGCCAGGCCCGCGCGATGCCAGTGTGCAGCTGGGCAATACCCAGGGCCTGCTGCCCTACAGCGTGCTGTTCGATGCGCAGGGCCGCATGGTGAAGGCGAAGCTGGGACCGTTCGCGCACGGCGAGATCGACCGCTGGGTGAAGTGA
- a CDS encoding arylamine N-acetyltransferase family protein, which produces MAMLDVPHYLQRLQLDAPPPATLAGLTLLQQRHNALLPFETLSCLLRDAVPIDLDSVQRKLLDARRGGYCFELNGGLLALLQALGFDAQPLSARVLLAAQGGELTARTHLLLRVRVDGDDWLVDAGFGSLTPTVPLRLHDAQPQSTPHERYRLQRLPDDGDFVLSVESSNEWRAMYRFDLQVPAPIDNVVGNWYVCTHPDSSFPGQLRASLTGPDWRRTIGSGNYTEYRPGQAPDKRPLHDVGDVRDVLQQRFGVQLPDDPRLDPAINDWLQRSRATLL; this is translated from the coding sequence ATGGCCATGCTCGATGTCCCCCATTACCTGCAACGCCTGCAGCTGGATGCGCCGCCACCAGCGACGCTGGCCGGGCTGACCCTGCTGCAGCAGCGCCACAACGCACTGCTGCCGTTCGAGACCCTCAGCTGCCTGCTGCGCGATGCGGTACCGATCGACCTGGACAGCGTGCAACGCAAGCTGCTCGACGCGCGCCGGGGTGGCTACTGCTTCGAGCTCAATGGCGGCCTGCTGGCCCTGTTGCAGGCGCTGGGCTTTGATGCGCAGCCGTTGAGCGCACGCGTGCTGCTGGCCGCGCAGGGCGGCGAGCTGACCGCGCGCACCCACCTGCTGTTGCGCGTGCGGGTGGACGGTGATGACTGGCTGGTGGATGCCGGGTTCGGCAGCCTGACCCCCACCGTGCCGCTGCGCCTGCATGATGCGCAGCCCCAGTCCACTCCGCACGAGCGCTACCGGCTGCAGCGCCTGCCGGACGACGGCGACTTCGTGCTGTCGGTCGAATCGAGCAACGAGTGGCGGGCGATGTACCGGTTCGACCTGCAGGTGCCTGCGCCGATCGACAACGTGGTGGGCAACTGGTACGTGTGCACCCATCCTGATTCCAGCTTTCCGGGCCAGCTGCGTGCGTCACTGACCGGGCCGGACTGGCGCCGCACCATCGGCAGCGGCAACTACACCGAATACCGGCCCGGGCAGGCGCCGGACAAGCGCCCACTGCACGATGTCGGTGACGTGCGCGACGTGCTGCAGCAGCGCTTCGGCGTGCAGCTGCCGGACGACCCGCGGCTGGACCCGGCGATCAACGACTGGCTGCAGCGCTCGCGCGCCACGCTGTTGTAG
- a CDS encoding PepSY domain-containing protein has product MFKNVLFQLHWLLGITAGAVLAVMGLSGAALSFEDELLRAGNPGFAEIAEHHADGQHPLALSELVPLLQAGSERPLQRLRVDATGQRPSVARFAGGKEHWVYFDPYSGERFSALRGQAFFDFVEDLHRHLAAGERGKWITGSCAIALLFFTLSGLYLRWPRRWWHWRSWLAVEWKRSGRGFLWSLHSVVGTWVLLIYLMSALTGLWWSFDWYRSAANTLLGVAPAAKHKVPVDATLDLQRVEATLYALPGVRTGFIDLRLPEKPGQPLNIRVMAGDRSQRGGHHDRAHDLLQLDPASGAVLDARPYARQGAGGQLATSVFALHSGSYFGVPGRVVVMLSSLGMSLFFITGWMLYLDRRRSQRAARGLRRSLPVAAADDGAAPWLVVHASQSGLGEQLAWRAAAQVQAAGHAVRVLPLARVDAAELQRSTHALLVLSTFGDGEPPDAARRAARQLLAQRPDLSGLEFGLLALGDRQYPHFCGFGRQVDSWLIDNGARPLFERIDVDAAALPALRQWQLQLATLTGIATDDSVLPSATVMHDWRLLGRERLNPGSVGGAIWRIRLAAPAQVQWQAGDILHVSPRHSARHASAVLKAHGLDPLQPLLVEGQPRTLLALASERELPDADAALVVQDACLWLAGLPVLPGREYSIASAAQDGAVELVVRLTHDPAGRPGLGSGWLSLHAPVGAGIVARVHRNPGFHRVAAAPMVLIGNGTGIAGLRSLLREAAHAGAHGHWLLFGERQRAHDFLFGEEIEAWQAEGHLQRVDLAFSRDGDGGYVQDRLRAACDVLRDWMQRGAVIHVCGSLQGMAEGVDQVLREALGDEAVETLLENGRYRRDVY; this is encoded by the coding sequence ATGTTCAAGAACGTCCTGTTCCAACTGCACTGGCTGCTGGGCATCACCGCCGGTGCCGTCCTGGCCGTCATGGGCCTCAGTGGCGCGGCGCTGTCCTTCGAGGACGAACTGCTGCGCGCGGGCAATCCCGGTTTCGCCGAGATCGCCGAACACCATGCCGACGGCCAGCACCCGCTTGCGCTCAGCGAACTGGTGCCGCTGCTGCAGGCCGGCAGCGAGCGTCCCCTGCAGCGCCTGCGCGTGGATGCGACCGGGCAACGTCCCTCGGTGGCGCGTTTTGCCGGTGGCAAAGAACACTGGGTGTACTTCGACCCCTACAGCGGCGAACGCTTCAGCGCGCTGCGCGGGCAGGCATTCTTTGATTTCGTCGAAGACCTGCACCGCCACCTCGCTGCCGGTGAACGCGGCAAATGGATCACCGGCAGCTGCGCGATCGCCCTGTTGTTCTTCACCCTGTCCGGCCTGTACCTGCGCTGGCCACGGCGCTGGTGGCACTGGCGCAGCTGGCTGGCGGTGGAATGGAAGCGCAGCGGCCGTGGCTTCCTGTGGAGCCTGCATTCGGTGGTCGGCACCTGGGTGCTGCTGATCTACCTGATGAGCGCGCTGACCGGCCTGTGGTGGTCGTTCGACTGGTACCGCAGCGCCGCCAATACCCTGCTCGGCGTCGCACCTGCGGCCAAGCACAAGGTGCCCGTCGATGCGACGCTGGACCTGCAGCGCGTCGAAGCCACGCTGTATGCGTTGCCCGGCGTGCGCACCGGCTTCATCGACCTGCGCCTGCCGGAAAAGCCAGGCCAGCCTCTGAACATCCGGGTGATGGCCGGCGATCGGTCGCAGCGCGGTGGCCACCATGATCGCGCCCATGATCTGCTGCAGCTGGACCCGGCCAGTGGTGCGGTCCTCGATGCGCGCCCCTATGCGCGCCAGGGCGCTGGCGGACAGCTGGCCACCAGCGTGTTCGCATTGCACTCGGGCAGTTACTTCGGTGTGCCGGGGCGTGTGGTGGTGATGCTCAGCAGCCTGGGCATGAGCCTGTTCTTCATCACCGGCTGGATGCTGTACCTCGATCGCCGGCGCAGCCAGCGCGCGGCGCGCGGCCTGCGCCGGTCGCTGCCGGTCGCCGCCGCCGATGACGGCGCTGCGCCGTGGCTGGTGGTGCACGCCAGCCAGAGCGGGCTGGGCGAGCAGCTGGCCTGGCGCGCAGCGGCGCAGGTGCAGGCCGCCGGCCATGCGGTGCGGGTGCTGCCGCTGGCCCGCGTCGATGCGGCCGAACTACAGCGCAGCACGCACGCGCTGCTGGTGCTCAGTACCTTCGGCGATGGCGAGCCACCGGATGCGGCACGACGCGCCGCGCGACAGCTGCTTGCACAACGGCCGGACCTGTCGGGCCTGGAATTCGGTCTGCTGGCGCTGGGTGATCGCCAGTATCCGCATTTCTGTGGCTTTGGCCGCCAGGTCGACAGCTGGCTGATCGACAATGGCGCACGCCCGCTGTTCGAACGCATCGATGTGGATGCCGCAGCGCTACCGGCCCTGCGCCAATGGCAGCTGCAACTGGCAACCCTGACCGGAATCGCCACCGATGACAGCGTGCTGCCATCGGCCACGGTGATGCACGACTGGCGATTGCTTGGCCGCGAGCGGCTCAATCCCGGCAGCGTCGGCGGTGCGATCTGGCGCATCCGCCTGGCAGCCCCGGCGCAGGTGCAGTGGCAGGCCGGTGACATCCTGCATGTATCGCCCCGCCACAGCGCACGACATGCCAGCGCGGTACTGAAGGCGCACGGGCTGGATCCGCTGCAACCCCTGCTGGTGGAGGGTCAACCACGCACGCTGCTGGCACTGGCCAGCGAACGCGAACTGCCCGATGCCGATGCCGCGCTGGTGGTGCAGGACGCCTGCCTGTGGTTGGCCGGCCTGCCCGTGCTGCCCGGACGCGAATACTCGATTGCCTCCGCTGCGCAGGATGGCGCAGTGGAACTGGTGGTGCGGCTGACGCACGACCCGGCCGGTCGCCCCGGGCTGGGCTCGGGTTGGCTGTCGCTGCATGCCCCGGTGGGCGCTGGCATCGTTGCCCGCGTGCACCGCAACCCGGGTTTCCATCGCGTAGCCGCAGCGCCGATGGTGCTGATCGGCAATGGCACCGGCATCGCCGGCCTGCGCAGCCTGCTGCGCGAAGCTGCACATGCCGGCGCGCACGGGCACTGGCTGCTGTTCGGCGAACGCCAGCGTGCGCACGACTTCCTGTTCGGCGAAGAGATCGAAGCCTGGCAGGCCGAGGGCCATCTGCAGCGGGTGGACCTGGCGTTCTCGCGCGATGGTGACGGTGGCTACGTGCAGGATCGGCTGCGCGCGGCCTGCGATGTACTGCGCGACTGGATGCAGCGCGGCGCGGTGATCCACGTCTGCGGTTCGTTGCAGGGCATGGCCGAAGGCGTGGACCAGGTGCTGCGTGAAGCCCTGGGTGATGAGGCGGTGGAAACGCTGCTGGAGAACGGCCGCTACCGCCGCGACGTGTATTGA
- a CDS encoding response regulator, with the protein MSGAAIRVALADDQALVRAGLRALLQGLGVQVVLEAEDGQALLDALAAQPVDVVLSDIRMPGLDGIQALRQLRARGDTTPLLLLTTFDESDLLLRASEAGAQGFLLKDAAPADLREAIERVAAGETLLLPVSTEPIRARYRFHDEAPPTDTFGEREVAILRLLAGGYSNKEIARSLFLAEGTVKNYVSAILDKLGTRDRTRAVLKAITLRII; encoded by the coding sequence ATGAGCGGCGCGGCGATCCGTGTTGCCCTGGCCGATGACCAGGCGCTGGTCCGCGCCGGCCTGCGCGCGTTGTTGCAGGGATTGGGTGTGCAGGTGGTGCTGGAGGCTGAAGACGGCCAAGCGCTGCTCGATGCACTGGCCGCGCAGCCGGTTGATGTGGTGCTCAGCGACATCCGCATGCCTGGCCTGGATGGCATCCAGGCCCTGCGCCAACTGCGTGCGCGCGGTGACACCACGCCGTTGCTGCTGTTGACCACCTTTGACGAAAGCGATCTGCTGCTGCGGGCCAGCGAAGCCGGTGCGCAGGGATTCCTGCTCAAGGACGCGGCTCCGGCCGACCTGCGTGAGGCGATCGAGCGCGTCGCCGCCGGTGAGACACTGCTGCTGCCGGTCAGCACCGAGCCGATACGCGCCCGCTATCGTTTCCACGATGAAGCGCCGCCCACCGATACCTTTGGCGAGCGCGAAGTGGCGATCCTGCGGCTGCTGGCCGGGGGCTACAGCAACAAGGAGATCGCGCGCAGCCTGTTCCTGGCCGAGGGCACAGTGAAGAACTATGTCTCGGCCATCCTCGACAAGCTGGGCACCCGCGACCGCACCCGCGCGGTACTGAAGGCGATTACCCTGCGCATCATCTGA
- a CDS encoding methyl-accepting chemotaxis protein, whose protein sequence is MSAVVPHLRSLRTRLATWRRVLPDLLRWLQPHRLSVANRLKATLWVCGLGLVAIAAVYAWTGHTSAQAACNQASYQHGSDLAARLATQVAEARRLQTQYARSFDDADRDQLLATQKALQADLRALRAMPMDAGRRKALQALAEAVDAFSQGVAALFERVDEMGRGDAGLAAQLQQAADTLQTRVDALQRPALALTMQKMRRQEALLLLDGDAAHADRASEEKLPFDLGLAGLPADVQDTLRSEMEGYQGALLAYTAARVGLDVETQSLLDTAAGVAPALAAFQQAQVSALATAQSRQQTGARTMSVLFALTLLLVAGVLITSLVLVLRAVRQPIQDTLRFASDIADDRLDTTLRVYNANDEIGQLAQRLVDMQQRLRARIDTERAVARGNTRVRQALDSAQTGLMVIDAEGQLAYANPALQQQLALPADELVGREAVRLHPALANLVGVRQREEREIGHAGVRYQLIANAIIDDGHYLGVAVEWRSRALETLLETEVAALVDAAAQGDLHGRIELDGKQGFVRTLSTSINRLLATFEANLGDLQALLAALASGDLSVRMGGDLQGVFARMRDDANATVAQLGRIVTRIQQATSHLDTGVGEIVAGHHDLSQRTEQQAANLEETAASMHELTDTVGRNADAAGRADALVQGAAAVAQRGGQAVGQVVATMQGISEASRRIGDITQLIDGIAFQTNILALNAAVEAARAGEQGRSFAVVAAEVRLLAQRSAEAAKQIKGLIEDSVARVGQGNQQAEQAGTTMGEIVGSVQQLADLLAGIRSASHEQHAGIAQVNQTIVQMEASTQRNASLVEEAGASTAQMQAQVQALAEAVGAFRLQPAQPTARAAA, encoded by the coding sequence ATGTCGGCCGTCGTTCCCCACCTCCGGTCCCTGCGCACGCGTCTTGCCACATGGCGCAGGGTGCTCCCCGACCTGTTGCGCTGGTTGCAGCCGCATCGGCTCAGCGTGGCCAACAGGCTCAAGGCCACCCTGTGGGTCTGCGGCCTGGGCCTGGTGGCGATCGCCGCCGTCTACGCCTGGACCGGACACACCAGCGCGCAGGCCGCGTGCAACCAGGCCAGCTACCAGCATGGCAGTGATCTGGCTGCCCGCCTGGCCACGCAGGTGGCCGAAGCCCGCCGCCTGCAGACCCAGTATGCGCGGAGTTTCGATGACGCGGACCGCGATCAGCTGCTGGCCACGCAGAAGGCACTGCAGGCGGACCTGCGGGCATTGCGGGCGATGCCGATGGACGCCGGCCGGCGCAAGGCACTCCAGGCGCTGGCTGAAGCCGTGGACGCCTTCTCGCAGGGTGTGGCTGCACTGTTCGAGCGCGTGGATGAGATGGGACGGGGTGACGCCGGGCTTGCCGCGCAGCTGCAGCAGGCCGCTGATACGTTGCAGACCCGGGTGGATGCGCTGCAGCGACCAGCACTGGCGCTGACGATGCAGAAGATGCGCCGCCAGGAGGCGCTGTTGTTGCTCGACGGCGACGCAGCCCATGCCGACCGTGCCAGCGAGGAAAAGCTGCCGTTCGACCTGGGGCTGGCCGGACTGCCGGCCGATGTGCAGGACACCCTGCGCAGCGAAATGGAAGGCTACCAGGGCGCGTTGCTGGCCTATACCGCCGCCCGCGTGGGCCTGGATGTGGAGACGCAGTCGCTGCTGGACACCGCCGCCGGCGTTGCTCCCGCGCTGGCCGCGTTCCAGCAGGCCCAGGTATCGGCGCTGGCCACCGCACAGTCACGCCAGCAGACGGGCGCGCGCACCATGAGCGTACTGTTCGCGTTGACCCTGCTGCTGGTGGCCGGCGTGCTGATCACCAGCCTGGTACTGGTGCTGCGCGCGGTACGCCAGCCGATCCAGGACACGCTGCGCTTTGCCAGTGACATCGCCGACGATCGCCTCGACACCACCCTGCGCGTGTACAACGCCAACGATGAGATCGGCCAGCTGGCGCAACGCCTGGTCGACATGCAGCAGCGCCTGCGCGCACGTATCGATACCGAGCGTGCGGTGGCCCGCGGCAATACCCGTGTGCGCCAGGCGTTGGACAGCGCGCAGACCGGGCTGATGGTGATCGATGCCGAGGGCCAGCTGGCCTACGCCAACCCGGCATTGCAGCAGCAGCTGGCGCTGCCGGCCGATGAGCTGGTGGGCCGCGAGGCGGTACGGCTGCACCCGGCACTGGCCAACCTGGTCGGCGTGCGCCAGCGTGAGGAACGCGAGATCGGCCATGCCGGCGTGCGCTACCAGCTGATCGCCAACGCCATCATCGATGACGGGCACTACCTCGGCGTGGCGGTGGAATGGCGCAGCCGCGCGCTGGAAACCCTGCTGGAAACCGAAGTGGCCGCGCTGGTCGATGCGGCCGCGCAGGGCGATCTGCATGGGCGTATCGAACTGGACGGCAAGCAGGGCTTCGTGCGCACGCTGTCAACCAGCATCAACCGTCTGCTGGCCACCTTCGAAGCCAATCTCGGCGATCTGCAGGCGCTGCTGGCGGCACTGGCCAGCGGCGATCTCAGTGTGCGCATGGGCGGTGATCTGCAGGGCGTGTTCGCGCGCATGCGCGATGATGCCAACGCCACCGTGGCGCAGCTGGGGCGTATCGTCACCCGCATCCAGCAAGCCACGTCGCATCTGGATACCGGCGTGGGCGAGATCGTCGCCGGCCATCACGACCTGTCGCAGCGCACCGAGCAGCAGGCGGCCAACCTGGAAGAGACGGCGGCCTCCATGCACGAGCTGACCGATACGGTGGGCCGCAACGCCGACGCGGCAGGGCGTGCCGATGCGCTGGTACAGGGCGCGGCGGCAGTGGCGCAGCGCGGCGGGCAGGCCGTCGGTCAGGTGGTGGCGACCATGCAGGGCATCAGCGAGGCATCGCGCCGCATCGGCGACATTACCCAGCTGATCGATGGCATCGCCTTCCAGACCAACATCCTTGCGCTCAACGCGGCCGTGGAGGCCGCACGCGCCGGCGAGCAGGGCCGCAGCTTCGCCGTGGTGGCCGCCGAAGTACGGTTGCTGGCCCAGCGCAGTGCCGAGGCCGCCAAGCAGATCAAGGGATTGATCGAGGATTCGGTGGCGCGGGTCGGCCAAGGCAACCAGCAGGCCGAGCAGGCCGGCACCACAATGGGGGAGATCGTTGGCAGCGTGCAGCAGCTGGCGGACCTGCTGGCCGGTATCCGCAGCGCCTCGCATGAGCAGCATGCTGGCATCGCGCAGGTGAACCAGACCATCGTGCAGATGGAAGCCAGCACTCAACGCAACGCCAGTCTGGTGGAAGAGGCCGGTGCCTCCACTGCACAGATGCAGGCGCAGGTGCAGGCTCTGGCAGAGGCCGTGGGCGCGTTCCGGCTGCAGCCGGCGCAGCCGACGGCACGCGCAGCGGCCTGA